In Vanessa cardui chromosome 4, ilVanCard2.1, whole genome shotgun sequence, the DNA window ACCAAACTCCGCGGCAGCAGCGTTATTAGCGGCACAATCGATACAATTAGCGCGCGGATACGAATCTCATTCTGATTCGGATGAGGAAATAAATGTTCACGATGAGAGCGAAGATGAGGCCGAAAAACAGATTAATAAGACTAGATCAAGATCCCCGAGTCCCAGCCGGCAGAGAATGGCGTGTAACGATTTGCCTTTACAATTAACGAAACATGATCGCTGATTAgctaagttaatttatttctattgtagtaaaaaattataatgtttccTATTATATCCTATTATATGTGATGTtccgaataaataaattatgtaaattataatccTAGAGTGCTATTTCACCAGATCGCTTGTaaattctgtaaataaatatgcattaagTTTGTCAGTAAATGTGACAGATGGCTATAAAGTTAAGTATGCACAAATAAACtgctttatttataagtaacgaAAATCTCTAAGCTctttaaatgtgaaatatatagAAAGCGTTGTTTACGCATTCAAACTAGAACATGGCGAAATTTACTGTTTTTATTGATTGTTCACGTTCCCCTGTGAGTTTGTCGAGATAACAGACTCGTCACGTGTCTAATTCCTGTTTTAATACCTATGTATCGCCGGTGCTATAACTTTGGAATATAACagttaagaaaagaaaataccaaAGTGTCATAACAATGTAGAAACCTCGGTCTCACCTTATTTATAGTTCCTATTATGGATTGATGATAGACACATATTGAACCTAAGCATAACGTCAAATAATCCATTAAGTCGCGTAGTTAGAGttcttttttaatgaaatttattttcatcaaaggcttaacaaaattaaatgtttaattttctcattgtataataaaatggcaccattgtattatattattgtttagatctgttatgtacatacatatgtatagtgttAAGCTTTCTTAGTACTGTGgactatttattaatagacgGATATATAACTGTGAAACGAAGTAGGCAATTTACATACgtacctataaaataataaaataaattttatttaaattaatgtatatggggttttatttattgaatgtttATTCGATGgtccaaatatttataaatatcaaactaaatctaaataacatattcGAATGATTAAACTActataataaaaacgatttttttttatgtaatttaaatgatacgaagtataaatgtaatacgaataaatgtaaatattgctttattttacaatatttgaaagacaaaactcatatatttttaatatataacttattacCCCTTTAAACAGTATTTTAGCTTCAACGGCTTGTCTCAACggtaataagtataaattatatttatttacaagtgtTTACTCAAACACGAGCATATTGGAATAGGTAGTAGTCATATGTTTGAAACAGAGGAGTGTAACACAACCGATTTCTCTAGCAATAACTCCGATAGTATATTTGAAAACTTCATCAAAGTCCTAATAACACCAATAATAAAGTATACCTTATATTTTCAAGCACTGTCAATTTTTGAGCGTGGCATATAACTAGTCCTTTAAATGGAAGCAAAGCTATAGTTACTTAGCAATACAATGATTAGAACCGATTAAAACTTTAAGTCTGAATTGAGgaagtaaaaaaatgtaaaaaagagcATTCCATTATAATGTAAGAGTAAGTACttctaattaattgttttataatatttgaaaactaacgcgataatcaataaaatagtaCTTTGAATAGTAGGCGATACTATCTGTATGAAGAGTGGACTATCATGAATAAACGGTGATagattcagtagttactctataaGAAATGGCTCAAAACAACTCTATAGCAAAATATGTGAGCCTTGTGTGAAGAATGTTTGCTTCAAATTATGACTCTCTACAAGGGATATCAGTATCAGAAATAAGccatgtgtaaaaaaaaaaaacaagataatTATATCCTGCAATTCACACACATCCTGACAATAGCCTCATAACTCTTAACTATAACAATCAGATCATGCGAGACAATTATGCTTTTTCCTTTGGTTATTAAGAGTCCCGAATCAACCTTCCCGGATATCGACAATCATtgctgtatataataaaaacggaGATACTTGAACGAACTTTCTTAGTAATCGAAATGtaagtacatacatttaatgggaatattttctttaagtaaagtaaaagtagcaATACATGGGTATTTTATGGAGAAGATTTATAACTTATTCCACCATGCGTTTGTGAGTTGGTGAATATACAAGTGACAGATTTTTATTCcatacgattttttttcttcaaattaagTGATAGTGGAACTAAATGATTTGGAATcgaatgtataataaatgtctTATTCTATAACATCCACAGATAATGAgaaacgttttaattaaaaccagAAAGAACACTcctattttatacttaatttagaAATTCAAATTCTGGCAACATCGTGGTTTTATTGCCGTATAATCTATAGATTATGCAGAGAGTCAAAGCgttgtgaaataaaaacattaccaAAGTCTTTATTTGCAGTTAAATTTGTGGGCGTTACTATTAAGATATTGTTTAAGTAATTACAGatatatggaaaatattttatgttataaattcacataataagttttaatagaatttatcaataatattatagatattgaaATGAGTGTGGTTAGTGAATATTCAAATGAATTGATTATTACACACCTCGAATATGAAGCGACGTGCGAATTGTAGTAACGAaggaaagtaatatttatttaatttatgataaaatacattatgagataaccatatatattttaaaattaaaattatatgcaatGGATTTAAATATGTTAGTTCTTgccttttaaattgtaattcgGATATCTTTGATgaaaaattaatcttattaaccTGGTCCAGCAATGTTCCCTACATGAATTCATTACGTTAActcttgttatttatatttatggtcATTTATAAAcccatattacattatttactaaatagcaagtaagataataataatattaaaagaaaaaacaagaaACACGTGACCGAAATGTAGCCCAAGATAGGCCTTcgaaattcaatgaaatatgaTAGCTATGAATTTCTTGAACAAAGATTACGAGCTCAAATTCGGgcaaaatttatcatttattttccgCTCGGCATTCAAATAGGAACTCGAGGAACTTTATATATATGCTAAAATATATTCCGCACCTGGTATAGCCACAAACCAAAATGGAGTGTGATGGAATGAAGCTCTTTAAGAGGAGCAACAGTAGGATGTTTAATCGTTTTAAATCTGTTTCAAAAAGGGCTTGCAACtacgatttataataaattttatggtaTAATCTTTCTagcgataaattattttagctcTAACAAAACTTattgaatgtttcctttttttatcttatttttaaataaatttcagtaatataacattaaatattaactaactttCGATTTCTTCCTTTGGTTGACATTTAGTGTCATCcttctataaatacatatataatatatgttcgtAAAACAATATCAAGTGACCGTCATTTGTATAAACGCCGTATAAATCTACAGTGTCACTCAGCAGTCGCCCAAATGCCACATAAAAGTCCAGCGCGACACGTAGAGGGCACTCAGTTTATTCAGAATAGTGCAGTCCCGAGATAAAGTTGTAACGTCGTGATAGCCGCGGAGTGTGGATGCATGTACGCGACTCGatccaataacaataaattttatgcgTCGTTTGAAGCGCCGAGCGGACAGCGCCGCGAACGCTTTCTGACCGTTCCTACGAGAATGGTTCTTACACGAAATCCACTAAAGGTTTGTATGCAGACGCAATAAGTACAAATGCGGTAAAGCTGCTTGCGTACGAAGCGCGACTGTATATTAATGTTTCAATAGTGTCATTTgcgattattaaatttacaactgtttctgtatttatataattaaagtggaGATAAAGGTTGTCGCTTCGACGATTTATTGTATGAAATCTAGTTTCGCAGAGATAATCATGCGGTTTTTATTAAGTGACTTATAACAAGTACCGGTAAAGTAAACAAATCTTATAAAGCTCTGTTAATATATGACTGCAGAAAGAAAGGTTCTTTACAAATGTAAGTTCTAAGCGAATGCAACGTCATTGGTAAATAAAATTCACATATTATTGATGTTGAAAagttataaatgcaaatttgtttaataatcatAACGCTTAAAGACTTGTTTATTACAACGGTAACAACCAAATAAGActgatattattatgtttacacCTAACACCTACAAGTTAGGGCCGAACCACTAGCAAACGATACGTGATCGTGTCGTGCAACGTTGCAAATTGTAACGTGCGATATTGTTTACGATACCCTTCGTATATTACCACAACAGATGTTGTGTATGACGTCGCAACGTGTCACAACAAGACATCGTATCGCGTTTATATACGCCCTTACTGTACGCAATAcctacaacaaaaacaacaacaacagcctgtgaatttcccactgctggtctaaggcctcctcactttttgagaaggtttggagcataatCTAAAATGTTGGTCCAATGGTTGGTTAATttacatttggcagaatttagttgaaattagacacatacattccttacgatgtttgccttcaccgccgagctcgatgatttttaaactcaaataaagcacataagaatccagtggtgcttgcctgggtttgaacccgcaatcatcggttaaagtgctcgcattctaaccactggacaatCTCGGCTCTCAAACGCAATACTTACATGACATTTTTACGCTTCACGAATTTGTAAAGATGGATGCTTATCAAAATTCTAAAAGGagattatcttttaatttaaacgagGCTGAGGTAATTTGTAAGCGATGATACACATAGATATTACCTATGTGCTATATTGggtatacacataatatattttaatattattcagtgTGTTGATAAAGGTTGTACAAATTACGGCTTGAGTCAAGTTAAAACAAACTGAACTTTAAGCATACTCTATATGATctgaaattaattcaaatcgatcatatattctgtattttaatttacacatacattcgaatttcaaattattatttttttgttaaaatatcaataaataaatatatacgatcTATTTTCGCATATAccttataaaactttaattacagTAGTAGGTTaagttaagtatataaaattcgGACATttctaaacaataataattattattttactaaaaatataaattacattgagGTTTGGTCAACTTCAAGTCaagtgaaattttaatttaagcgCCACACTCAAAAAGTTAcagcttaaatataatttaaaatacatcttTTATCTTATATCTATTTAGCTTGTCTTTAAACCCAAAGTATAAAGCAGAAGCTAAATGTATTAGTAAgcgttttttttcatatatttccaTAAATTACCGTTAAGTGTTTTATATCTTGCGTGAAAAGTCAGcaaatacattatttcatttatttatgataaaataataaaatgttcggGTAGACCCATGAGCTATCATTAATAAAGGTTAAGTTTCATATAGCATTAAATATGTGGTCATaacttgtatttaaattttaaatatcaaagtatGTATTACACACACAGTTACACGTTTTTGCAAGTAAAACATATTTAGGTACTTCGTCGTGCGATCATTTCGAATTTATAGTTAtaccgtaaaacaaaaaaaaccgaTAATATCGTAGGTAGTTCCATAAAACCATGAGCAGATCCAAAATGTAAGCACATTAAGTTATCGTTCAAATTATCTCGATGtgtgttacaatatttatttgtttctcaCTCGGACGGGGTTTCGGTGATTGTGGGCAGAGTGTTCTCTCCCAATTAGGTGGTTATTGACGTTTTACTGTTATCAGCTAAATCTTCGAAAGATGCGCCATATTCTTAGTCTCGacccaaaaatatattatttaaaaagtatatacagCACCTATGAATTTGTGCGTTCTGTATTATATGTGTTGTTATTGAATTATTGACtgttatagtatataaaaactagtagaaataaatcttatgaaaaaagtatttccgttatattaaaatatccttaacaaataaataacaaaaacgtgttttgttatttatagaaCAAAAAAGGTAATGTAacgttttctttattaaaataaatcaaagagcTGACATTACTACACATATGACAACATTTAAACTAAGTCTAAAGTCGATATTTATCCCTAAAAGGGAAGCTGTTAATAGAGTCATTCAACGTTACCGGCCGAATTATCTACAAAGAGAGAAGTCGGTCCGTATCGGtcggaaatataaatttatttggtgGTTGTCGCGGCGACACGGGCGCCCGCGCCTCTATCTCACCGCGTAATCTTGAACATTGGcgttaaagaatttaaattatacgtcGATACAAATGAACAGGCGACCCCGacatatttattgctttaatcCAAATTATATCGACTAGTTTTTTCGGTTTTCGAGAAATTGTCGCCTGATTTGttctattatattgatattgatatgtGACTGTTAGCACACAATCGTTCGTTATAAACGACTCAATTTAGTGGTGATATAAAAGTTCTTGAACATATTTTCGTCTTTGAAACATGTCAAacctttaaaatgtaaatattttaaatttgtaattataattaagacaaTATAGAATGACTTTATTGCTTATCACCTACTAAAAGATATATCATGTCAGTATTATAAATTCCATTACCAATATTTCACTTTGCCAGGTACTAATTAAGTGTTGCGGCCAATTCGAGCATGCGCATTGATTGGACCCGCCCGAAGACATCATAAGTCTTGATATTGTAattcacaacaatactgttgcaGTCTATTacagaataatataaatgaaccaAATAGGTTATAGTATAATCGTTTTTAACACAGCTTAATGGAACTAGGCTAGGCTACTATCAAAAAAGATTCTATTCaaaattcaataacatttttttggtatgcaaaattatcatttttgtattattaaattgaggATAggctttttgataaaaaaaagtttttatttgactACTTTATATCCATTAATAGTTATAATTGAAGGGGTATTGATCTCGAATAAAATCGTAATAAACATAAGAAATATCTATTTCAATGTCAACCTTGAATGAAGCAATCGGAGCCATTAAGCCGCTGGCTGAAATATGTTTTCATTTAGGGTAGCGTCCTCAGCTATTTAATGTATTGATACTAATGGggtacaaacatttatttacttcgAATTACTTTATGAGatcaattaaacaataatattataccactattttttatttaccttaacAAGTAATTTTCATTCGTAAATTTCGCTTTTCTTCGAGCATTTTTTTCAATTCGTTAATTTCTTTTGAAGAGGACaaatctacaatttttttttgttttttcttttgtattctCATGTTACCTCGTTCAgacatgtaatttttaattgttttttttgtttcttctaAGTCATTCTTTAAGGCTTGTTTTTGGTCCTGAATGTTTTTTCTCTTCTTATCGAGTTCTTCCTTAAGCTCAATCTTAGTGATATTTAGTTTTTCCTGCAGTTCGGCAATTGACATCTCACATAACAAACCTAGACCTGAAGATTCCGTTAAATCAACTATTTTAGGTACTTTAGCTTTTTTGGCAATCATTGCTAATATCTTTAGTTCCTTTATCATCTTAATTTTCCGATCCAATTCCTCTTGTTTTTCCCGTTCAgcttttgataatatattttcagattcttttttcaattgattagcaatttccttctttttagcaatatttagatttttcgCATGGAGCATATCAAGTTCTATCAGTGACAACTTTTCTACTTGCTTACGatttttaatcatttcattTCTTTTCCAATTTTCAATTTCTTCTTCCCATAatcgtttttcttttaaaaaattatcgtatttctttttgttttcatCGTAAAGTTTCTTTTTCGCTATCAACGCATCTTCGTAAGAGATTTTACCAAGCAGATGTTTTTTTTCGATATCCAACAATCTTTCTCTCTCTTTTTCTTGCCGATCGTACTCTTCAAGCTCCTCGATTTTAGTAGTATTTCGACAATTTGTCATTAAATCTTCTAACCACTGGAGCTCCTCTTTTTCTGTTAATTGTATTCTTTTATTGATTCTTTTTAATGTTGTAGTTGTGTCCTTTACTACAGGCGGCGTAGAACTCATATTAATTTTTGGCAATAACTTAGGCAAGTTATTCTCATATTCATTTTTGATTTCATCTTTaatttcagatatttttttgtagtataGTTCAGACTTTTGACTACAGTAATGATTATTGTTTGCTTTTACAGTATGTAGTAGGTTTAAAGCTTTTTCTTTATTGATTTcatgtatttgttttagtttttggtCTATAACACTTTTGGTGAGCATTTTCGaacttttgatttttgatatagAATTTGGCGGAGTTGGGGATGATTTTTTCAAAGGAtgtgaaaaagtattttttatctttctATTTAAAACTCTTGGAGACACTGGTTTTGTgggttgttttaattttttattgtatatttttgtaatatacctgtcaaaattatttatcatttcctTCATGTATGGTTGCCATGAATATAAAGGTGCATTTATCTTTTCAGTTATATAATTGGTGTCGTAATCGGATTGTGCTATGTGAGATATAAATTCAAGAATCTTATCATTACTTAATAACGATGTCAAAGTCTTTAAGAGTggtttacttaaattaaatagacaTTTATAAAGATGTGACATATCGTTAGGAGTAATTTGAAAAAGGATAgcgtcaaatataataataaagtaacctTGATCCTCTTCTGGGATATCTTTTAGTATCTGTGTTTTGACTTCTTCATAAAAATGGTTATGTTTTTCAATTCTCAAAAAAGTTTCCACTATCCATGTGATTCTAGAGTTCTCCATTGTTTCAGGGCATTTTTCAATGTACATCTGCATGTATTCACAGGGTGATATTTCACTATATGCTTTGTAatcattgattatattatttagcatatttgtatttttagatGTGTAATAATAAACCATAGTAAATCTATTTACTAATGATTATcagtaaaacaaattaaaattgacatagTATGCGTTGCGGATgaggtatttttaaaaacaaataatttttgacGTTTGACAATGATTACTTTTTTGTGTTACAGCCAGtgatatgattaatttaaaaattaagataagtcatataatttaaatttatttatactgatGCCTTTTTAGTGGAACTATATACTTACTCTATGGTCGTCGaagaatgaatttaaaaaaatgtaactggGACAGAATATGTACAGTTacctatttcataattataatattttttaagctatGGTGTCAACAAAAGTAAAATCAGATATTgcttaattaaaagtttttttttttaatttcatatcaaaacaaatttcttaaaatcaatttacaC includes these proteins:
- the LOC124544226 gene encoding cilia- and flagella-associated protein 99-like yields the protein MVYYYTSKNTNMLNNIINDYKAYSEISPCEYMQMYIEKCPETMENSRITWIVETFLRIEKHNHFYEEVKTQILKDIPEEDQGYFIIIFDAILFQITPNDMSHLYKCLFNLSKPLLKTLTSLLSNDKILEFISHIAQSDYDTNYITEKINAPLYSWQPYMKEMINNFDRYITKIYNKKLKQPTKPVSPRVLNRKIKNTFSHPLKKSSPTPPNSISKIKSSKMLTKSVIDQKLKQIHEINKEKALNLLHTVKANNNHYCSQKSELYYKKISEIKDEIKNEYENNLPKLLPKINMSSTPPVVKDTTTTLKRINKRIQLTEKEELQWLEDLMTNCRNTTKIEELEEYDRQEKERERLLDIEKKHLLGKISYEDALIAKKKLYDENKKKYDNFLKEKRLWEEEIENWKRNEMIKNRKQVEKLSLIELDMLHAKNLNIAKKKEIANQLKKESENILSKAEREKQEELDRKIKMIKELKILAMIAKKAKVPKIVDLTESSGLGLLCEMSIAELQEKLNITKIELKEELDKKRKNIQDQKQALKNDLEETKKTIKNYMSERGNMRIQKKKQKKIVDLSSSKEINELKKMLEEKRNLRMKITC